accactcTGGCCTCATTTTTTTAAGCATGGAGAGTATCATAATCCTAGTGGCGCTTAAGTAGCAGTAGTCTGTCCCCAGGAGCAAGGTTCATTGGAGGGGAAGGACTTGGAGGTGAGGATACTTTCAAGGCAGACTGGTCATGTGTGGAGATGGGGGGAGATAAGGAGGTTGTGATTACAAAAGGGGGTGCAAAGTGGGTTCCTGTAATGGCTGCCTCCTGGAAGGCAGTGTCACAAGGAACCTCTTAGTCTCAGCATCTAGAGCTCCAGGAGGGAAAAATTTCAAGTCAGATAGAATTCTATATATACCATTTCTTTGGAACCTTCAGCCCTCAAGATTCCAACATCATGACCTGAGTTTCAACACAGCTGACTTAGTCCTCATGTCACTATTTTGGTGCTGCCTGTGTGAAGCAGTAGAAGCCTGTGATGCAGTCGCTGTCTTGTTAGGTGTGGTTCTCAGCGTTACAGGCATTCTTGCTTGCTTGGGGGTATATGCACGAAAGAGAAATGGACAGATGTGACTTTGAAGGGCCTACTGAATCATGCCTCACCGGGAAAGGCTTTGTGCTATTGAGGCTAAACCTGAACTTTCGTGAAAGTTTCCAGGAAGAATCAGCAAATAGgggagttttatatttttcattgtttccatgaaatgggaaaaacaaaaaaaattttctttacaaCAAATAATGCACAGAAAAACGCAGCCTATGATTTGTATTTGCTGGTTAGAAAGGAGGTCAAGGAAGTAAGATGTTGAAATTTATATAAGTaatatttcatagttttaaaattctcaaaGCATATGAAATAGGAAGAAGGAAGTTCTTGCCCAGAATCCTAGAAAATCACCAGTATTCAGTTATAATCACCACTTCTTGAATCATTGAGGAgtcttttctccatatttttatttgatttttgttttgttatctcCCAAGTTAATATTGTATTTAGATATCAAATAGTCAAAAAGGGAAACTTTTATCTCTGGGgaagaaacatttagaaaaatgtattcagTGTGATACTGAAATTCAGGAAagatttaatgtaaaaaaaactaTAGACATTGACATGGAAAagatttaatgttaaaaaaaactttatgtcAACTGAGTAATATCCTTCTGATgagaaatattatattaaatataaactcattatgttgtaaaagaaaaaaaagggtggggTGCAAAGCTGACAATATTGCATCATTGATAATGATAATGGTCAATGTGTTAGCTTGCAGAGAGTGCCAGACACTATCAAAAGCGTTATAtactttaactcatttaattcccatAGAAACCTGTGAGGAaggtattattatttgtatttcacaGGTTTAAAAACACAAGGGAATTTAAGTCACCTGCCTGAGCTCTCACAGGTGGTAAGATTTGAGGTGCTCTTCAGTGACTGCCAAGGGATGAAATTGGAGAGCCATGGTAGAATCCAGACATTTGGCTGAGCTTCTCTGCTGAGAGGAGAGGGGATGCTAAGCCTATTTTGGGTGAAACCTCCCCTTGGGAAGCTAGAGCATTGCCTCCCTTGTTCCCCAGATCGCAATGCTGCTGGGTGGTACCTAGGAGGTAATGGGGCGGGAGCAAGGTAGGTCATAACCGGGATATCTTCTCTCTGACTGAGTTTGTTTTTAACTAGGACATCCTGAGATTTCAGTGGAATGTGCTGATgggagaggaagagaatgagTTTTGGTGCAGAAAGGCATCTGAGGTAGGTATTGCCATTTCCTAGCTGTGTATCATtgcacaagttacttaactttgcTGAGGCTTTTTTTCCATACCTGCAAAGCGGAGATTATAATAATACCTCCCTCTCACTCAAAGGGCTGTTGTATTAAAAGGGGTGAGGATATAAAATACTCAGCATTCACATATCATAAATACTGCTTTAGTGTTAGCTATTTTGTTATAACTCAATGAAATTTTGTTAAACATGTACTATcagcacaagaaaagaaaactggaaattgGAAAAATGCTAATAtagctacaaaagaaaaatgctaatatAACTGGAGCCAGTTGAGACACATCCGATTTCCCTCCTCTCTTTGTCAAAGAACCTTTCAGTTCATGTTCTGGAGGTAATGAAAAgctcattattattttctcttctggtttgcaactcttcctttcagggGCTTGACAAAGGGGGAAAGTGCAAGTTGCCTTATCTAAAACAGTGTGATAATCGGTTTTCTTAGTGgcatttcatgttttattttcccaaGGGGATGGTTGCAGGAGCAGATGGACTGTCTGGCCCCGAAGCAGCCTCTGGGCCTTCTTACAGGAATGCATTTAACCTATACTCATAatatgcacacattcacacagtGTACATATGCAAAATAAAGCTGCTAAGCTGCCAGTGCCTCTGTGCAATTAAAAAAAaggtgattaaaaaaataaagcaaaacaaactcTCTATGCAAGGACTTCAATTCGTTATGATCGTAAGCCTCCAATCTCACTCTGAGCTAAAGGATATTGCACATTATTGATCTCTGAAAACCACTTCAGCAATCTCTTTCTGAGctggctgttcttttttttttttttttttacttgcagagatgctttctttctttctaaaagatGGCCACTTCCTTTCATTCAGTGTTTGTGCTTCTTCACGTATc
This genomic stretch from Chlorocebus sabaeus isolate Y175 chromosome 13, mChlSab1.0.hap1, whole genome shotgun sequence harbors:
- the LOC119625374 gene encoding LOW QUALITY PROTEIN: small integral membrane protein 30 (The sequence of the model RefSeq protein was modified relative to this genomic sequence to represent the inferred CDS: inserted 1 base in 1 codon; substituted 1 base at 1 genomic stop codon), with product MTXVSTQLXLVLMSLFWCCLCEAVEACDAVAVLLGVVLSVTGILACLGVYARKRNGQM